One Microlunatus soli genomic window carries:
- a CDS encoding extracellular solute-binding protein produces the protein MTRAGLGAASLTGVPLLAGCGADASPRTTKVQYQQFGSGTVMRDFLHTIGDQLGAEHPLKLVPLVASEDDYFTKNELMMSSPNTTPDLVYEDTFILKSDVGAGYLQPIDDLIKDWPRWQDFTEQSRQAVTADDGRIYAVPTHTDTRALWCHGPSLEAAGLPASWQPKTWDELLDGLRRIKSRTPEVIPFNIFSGKPQGEKASMQGFEMLLYGTGSTLYEESSGKWVVGSQGFLDALRFLDAVFSEKLTPSVSDALNPNLTETIYNDWTPRGRLAINLDGSWISQNWVEGAPGAWPRWSKDMQLATMPTQHGQGRGWVTLAGGWCWAIPKRSDKRRLSWRVLRQIMQTRNMVDLAVADNQVTIRDDIAASATYRGYSPTIEFFTELGKHAVYRPALPAYPQVSSEIQQAMGVVMTGKSRPEQAAADYDRAVTELVGARRTTKG, from the coding sequence ATGACGCGCGCCGGTCTGGGCGCGGCCTCGCTGACCGGCGTACCACTGCTTGCCGGTTGTGGCGCCGATGCCTCTCCGCGCACCACAAAGGTGCAGTACCAGCAGTTCGGATCCGGCACCGTGATGCGCGACTTCCTGCACACCATCGGTGATCAACTCGGCGCCGAGCATCCGCTCAAACTGGTCCCGTTGGTGGCGTCGGAGGACGACTACTTCACCAAGAACGAGTTGATGATGTCGTCGCCGAACACCACGCCCGATCTGGTCTACGAGGACACCTTCATCCTCAAGTCCGATGTCGGTGCCGGCTACCTGCAGCCGATCGACGACCTGATCAAGGACTGGCCGCGGTGGCAGGACTTCACCGAGCAGTCCCGCCAGGCAGTCACCGCCGATGACGGACGGATCTATGCCGTTCCGACCCACACCGACACCCGCGCCCTGTGGTGCCACGGCCCGTCGCTGGAGGCGGCCGGACTGCCGGCATCGTGGCAGCCGAAGACCTGGGACGAGCTGCTGGACGGTCTGCGCCGGATCAAGTCCCGGACACCCGAGGTCATCCCGTTCAACATCTTCTCCGGCAAGCCACAGGGTGAGAAGGCCAGCATGCAGGGCTTCGAAATGCTGCTCTACGGCACCGGCTCCACCCTGTACGAGGAGTCCAGCGGCAAATGGGTCGTCGGCAGCCAAGGTTTCCTTGATGCGTTGCGTTTCCTGGACGCGGTGTTCTCCGAGAAGCTGACGCCGTCGGTCTCCGATGCGCTGAACCCGAACCTGACCGAGACGATCTACAACGACTGGACGCCGAGGGGTCGGCTGGCGATCAATCTGGACGGAAGCTGGATCAGTCAGAACTGGGTCGAGGGAGCGCCGGGCGCCTGGCCACGGTGGTCGAAGGACATGCAGCTGGCCACCATGCCGACCCAGCACGGGCAGGGCCGCGGTTGGGTCACCTTGGCCGGCGGCTGGTGCTGGGCGATCCCGAAGCGTTCGGACAAACGCCGGTTGTCCTGGAGAGTGCTGCGGCAGATCATGCAGACCCGCAACATGGTTGATCTTGCGGTCGCCGACAACCAGGTCACGATCCGCGACGACATCGCCGCAAGCGCCACCTATCGCGGGTACTCCCCGACCATCGAGTTTTTCACCGAGCTCGGCAAACACGCCGTCTACCGGCCGGCGCTACCTGCCTACCCGCAGGTCTCCTCGGAGATCCAGCAGGCGATGGGCGTGGTGATGACCGGAAAGTCCCGGCCCGAGCAGGCGGCTGCCGACTACGACCGAGCAGTGACCGAACTGGTCGGCGCTCGGCGCACGACGAAGGGGTGA
- a CDS encoding carbohydrate ABC transporter permease produces the protein MTSSAESIADQRIRPGRQQRRWGRTARRGVPLVPAVALLLLFMAGPVIYSIYLAFTNSSIRGEGANTTDFVGLENFGTALAEPEFWKSVGLTLAFTMLSAVIGQNLLGLLLAIIMRRSSKIIRSVTGAVVIAAWILPEVVAGYLWVTFLDGDGSFNAIMKVLHLPQQDWLVSLPIWAVAFANIWRGAAFSMLIYTAALAGISPDIKESAELDGAGVWRRFLSMTVPMIRQSIATNLMLITLQTLSVFGLIYIMTAGGPANDSQTLPLYMYERAFSYGQLGYGTAIALLLLLIGGLASIAYLRLLPAEDKS, from the coding sequence ATGACCTCGAGCGCAGAATCCATCGCCGACCAGCGCATCCGTCCCGGCCGGCAGCAACGTCGGTGGGGTCGAACCGCACGTCGCGGCGTCCCTCTCGTTCCCGCTGTGGCGCTGCTGCTGTTGTTCATGGCCGGCCCGGTGATCTACAGCATCTACCTGGCCTTCACCAACTCCTCGATCCGTGGCGAGGGCGCGAACACCACCGACTTCGTCGGCCTGGAGAACTTCGGCACCGCACTCGCCGAACCGGAGTTCTGGAAGTCGGTCGGTCTGACGCTCGCCTTCACCATGCTGTCGGCGGTCATCGGTCAGAATCTGCTCGGCCTGTTGCTGGCGATCATCATGCGCCGCTCCAGCAAGATCATCCGCTCGGTGACCGGTGCCGTGGTGATCGCGGCCTGGATCCTTCCCGAGGTGGTCGCCGGCTACCTGTGGGTGACGTTCCTGGACGGTGACGGTTCGTTCAACGCGATCATGAAGGTGCTGCATCTGCCCCAGCAGGATTGGCTGGTGTCGTTGCCGATCTGGGCGGTCGCGTTCGCGAACATCTGGCGTGGAGCGGCCTTCTCGATGTTGATCTACACCGCCGCGTTGGCCGGGATCTCCCCCGACATCAAGGAATCCGCCGAACTCGACGGTGCCGGAGTGTGGCGCCGGTTCCTGTCCATGACGGTGCCGATGATCCGACAGTCGATCGCTACCAATCTGATGTTGATCACCCTGCAGACGCTGTCGGTGTTCGGTTTGATCTACATCATGACGGCCGGCGGCCCGGCCAACGACAGCCAAACGCTGCCGCTCTACATGTACGAGCGGGCCTTCAGCTACGGCCAGCTCGGCTACGGCACCGCCATCGCGCTGTTGCTGTTGCTGATCGGAGGCCTGGCCTCGATCGCCTACCTGCGGCTGCTACCTGCGGAGGACAAGTCATGA
- a CDS encoding SDR family oxidoreductase, with the protein MAKTKDANVAVVTGGTGGIGRATVRRLAAAGYDVAVLARGQVGLDGAVADVRAQGRRAIGIVVDVVDHQAVAAAADRAETALGPIDCWVNAAFTSVFARFVDIEPAEYRRVTEVNYLGFVHGTRAALDKMLPRDHGTIVQVGSALAYRGIPLQSAYCGSKHAIQGFHEALRCELLHEHSNVHVTMVQMPGMNTPQFDWVLSRLPKRAQPVPPIYQPEIAADAVLHAVRHPRRREYWVGGSTVGTMIGDKFAPWLLDRYLARTGFAAQQSDADQPPGQANNLWEPLDGPDGFDRGPHGRFDDRAKSRSYQSWASEHHASIAVGTAGVVAGGVLLLTRRLTRGAAR; encoded by the coding sequence ATGGCGAAGACGAAGGACGCGAATGTGGCGGTGGTGACCGGTGGTACCGGTGGCATCGGACGGGCCACGGTACGCAGGTTGGCCGCGGCCGGCTACGACGTGGCCGTGTTGGCCCGCGGGCAGGTCGGTCTCGACGGTGCGGTCGCCGACGTCCGTGCCCAGGGGCGGCGAGCGATCGGAATCGTCGTCGACGTTGTTGATCATCAGGCGGTGGCGGCCGCCGCGGACCGGGCGGAGACCGCCCTCGGCCCGATCGACTGCTGGGTGAACGCCGCCTTCACCTCGGTCTTCGCCCGGTTCGTCGACATCGAACCGGCGGAGTACCGGCGCGTGACCGAGGTGAACTATCTCGGATTCGTGCACGGCACCCGGGCGGCCCTGGACAAGATGCTGCCGCGTGATCATGGAACGATCGTCCAGGTGGGCTCGGCACTGGCCTACCGCGGAATCCCGCTGCAGTCGGCGTACTGCGGCTCCAAGCACGCGATCCAAGGCTTCCACGAAGCACTGCGCTGCGAATTGCTGCACGAGCACAGCAACGTCCACGTGACGATGGTGCAGATGCCCGGCATGAACACACCCCAGTTCGACTGGGTGCTGTCCCGACTGCCGAAGCGGGCTCAACCGGTGCCGCCGATCTACCAGCCCGAGATCGCTGCCGATGCCGTGCTGCATGCGGTCAGGCATCCGCGGCGGCGGGAGTATTGGGTCGGCGGTTCCACGGTGGGAACCATGATCGGCGACAAGTTCGCCCCTTGGCTGCTGGATCGCTACCTGGCCAGGACCGGATTTGCCGCCCAGCAGAGCGACGCGGACCAGCCGCCCGGACAGGCGAACAATCTCTGGGAACCGCTGGACGGACCGGACGGGTTCGACCGCGGCCCCCACGGCCGTTTCGATGATCGGGCGAAGTCGCGGAGTTATCAGAGCTGGGCGTCGGAGCATCACGCCTCGATCGCGGTGGGAACAGCGGGGGTGGTGGCCGGCGGGGTGCTGCTGCTGACCCGCCGGCTGACCCGTGGGGCAGCGCGGTAG
- a CDS encoding carboxylate-amine ligase, whose amino-acid sequence MSEHRGPRTVGVEEELLLVDPLTGVPRAVAASMLRRAAADPVTDASPSDGDIEAELQQQQIEVETSPCTRMDDLERQIRDWRRYADDLARRSDARIAALATSPLPVAPQTMVKPRYRRMVERFGLTTMEQLTCGCHVHVGVRDDDEGVAVIDGLQRWLPAVLALSSNSPFWQGRDSGYASYRSQVWSRLPCTGATAAFGDAESYRDQVERLVASGVLLDADMVYFNARLSRHYPTVEIRIADVCLRAEDTIMIAALARALVDVEAAIGRSTVPVDRELVRLAHWQASRDGLRGRLLCPVESRPLPAADVITALVDHVDDALERNGDRERVRAGIARVLGRGTGADLQRELLQRGGAEQAMRSMIDMTLD is encoded by the coding sequence ATGTCCGAACACAGAGGTCCGCGGACCGTCGGGGTCGAAGAGGAGTTGCTGCTCGTCGATCCGTTGACCGGCGTTCCTCGTGCGGTGGCGGCCAGCATGCTGCGACGAGCCGCCGCCGACCCGGTGACCGATGCCTCACCGAGCGACGGTGACATCGAGGCCGAACTCCAACAACAACAGATCGAGGTAGAGACCAGTCCGTGCACGCGAATGGACGACCTGGAACGACAGATCCGTGACTGGCGACGCTACGCCGATGATCTTGCCCGGCGCAGCGATGCGCGGATCGCGGCGCTGGCGACGTCCCCGCTGCCGGTCGCGCCGCAGACGATGGTGAAACCCCGCTACCGGCGGATGGTCGAGCGATTCGGCCTGACCACGATGGAGCAGTTGACGTGTGGTTGTCACGTCCACGTCGGCGTCCGCGACGACGACGAAGGAGTCGCGGTGATAGACGGCCTCCAACGATGGCTTCCCGCCGTCCTTGCGCTGTCATCGAATTCACCCTTCTGGCAGGGACGTGATAGTGGATATGCGAGCTATCGCTCCCAGGTGTGGTCGCGACTGCCCTGCACAGGTGCGACGGCTGCCTTCGGTGACGCCGAGTCGTATCGGGACCAGGTCGAGCGGCTCGTTGCCTCGGGCGTCCTACTGGACGCCGACATGGTCTACTTCAATGCACGACTGTCCCGGCACTATCCGACGGTGGAGATTCGGATCGCCGATGTCTGCCTGCGCGCCGAAGACACCATCATGATCGCTGCTCTGGCCCGCGCACTGGTCGACGTCGAGGCGGCTATCGGTCGCTCGACCGTGCCGGTCGACCGCGAGCTCGTCCGGCTGGCGCATTGGCAGGCGAGTAGGGACGGGCTTCGCGGTCGACTCCTCTGCCCCGTCGAGTCACGGCCGCTGCCGGCCGCTGACGTGATCACGGCACTCGTCGATCATGTCGACGATGCCTTGGAACGCAATGGTGATCGTGAACGGGTTCGGGCCGGCATCGCGCGGGTGCTCGGACGCGGAACGGGTGCAGACCTGCAACGTGAGCTCCTGCAGCGGGGCGGTGCGGAGCAGGCGATGCGATCCATGATCGACATGACGCTCGACTGA
- a CDS encoding phosphoketolase family protein — MPDTATEFRQMRRYRAAADYLAAAQIYLRDNVLLTEPLRPEHLKPRLLGHWGTCPGITMIYAGLNRLIRQQHVSIMLVTGPGHGAPAIHANLWLEESHAERDPVLARTGGGLAELVRRFSWPDGFPSHLSPEVPGVIHEGGELGYALATAFGAAADAPDRIVACIVGDGEAETGPTAAAWQLNSYADPATGGVVLPILHLNGYKIASPTRSALMSDSELTDLYRGYGWSPLIVDLSAIDYDEVDAEPDRLLATGLDAALARIREIQRRARGADDTADATPPWPMLILRTRKGWGLPASIDGTPLEGTFHAHQVPISDPQHDQDDLTALEQWLRSYRPDALFPDGEPCADVLAACPPADQRMGTDPATNGGVLRRELDLPELTPYAIEVPEPGAATAGATPVLGPWLADVMRRSNERRDFCIVSPDELESNRLEAVLEATDRLCQRQPPGYAEHLGPHGRVLEVLSEHNCQGWLQGYLLTGRHGVFPSYEAFVSIVDGMVNQYAKFLKMAAEVGWRAPVSALNYLLTSEGWRQEHNGYSHQGPGFINTMLTKKEWISRIYLPPDANSLLVIMDRCLRTTDKINVVVAGKQPAPQWMSLSAAREHCRAGAGVWNWASNDDGDEPDIVLACAGNIPTVETLAAASMLRRDAPGLRVRVVNIVDLLTLAPPDRHPHGAPSSDFVDWFGRRAPVVLDFHGYPSAVHECLHGRPDSDRFHVRGYREEGTTTTPYDLLISNGVSRHDLAIEALHRAPGWSSRAGELADRYATERERIRRDLRRTGVDPPEITDWTWA; from the coding sequence ATGCCGGATACCGCCACTGAGTTCCGTCAGATGCGTCGCTACCGCGCGGCAGCGGACTATCTCGCCGCTGCCCAGATCTATCTGCGCGACAACGTCCTGCTGACCGAGCCGTTGCGACCCGAGCATCTGAAGCCGCGGCTGCTCGGCCATTGGGGAACGTGTCCCGGAATCACCATGATCTATGCCGGACTCAACCGACTGATCCGACAGCAGCACGTGTCGATCATGCTGGTCACCGGCCCGGGCCACGGCGCCCCGGCAATCCACGCGAACCTGTGGCTGGAGGAATCCCATGCCGAACGAGACCCTGTGTTGGCGCGGACCGGCGGCGGCCTGGCCGAACTCGTCCGCCGATTCTCCTGGCCGGACGGCTTTCCTAGCCATCTGTCCCCGGAAGTTCCCGGTGTCATCCATGAAGGCGGCGAACTGGGTTACGCACTCGCGACCGCCTTCGGCGCGGCCGCCGACGCGCCGGACCGGATCGTCGCCTGCATTGTCGGCGACGGCGAAGCAGAGACCGGACCGACAGCAGCCGCCTGGCAGCTGAACAGCTACGCCGATCCGGCCACCGGCGGCGTCGTGCTGCCGATCCTGCATCTGAACGGATACAAGATCGCCTCCCCCACCCGGTCCGCCCTGATGTCGGACTCCGAACTGACCGACCTCTACCGCGGCTACGGATGGTCTCCGCTGATCGTCGATCTGTCCGCCATCGACTACGACGAGGTCGACGCCGAGCCCGATCGCCTGCTGGCAACGGGTCTGGACGCTGCGCTGGCCCGGATCCGCGAGATCCAACGGCGTGCCCGGGGCGCGGACGATACCGCAGACGCCACGCCGCCCTGGCCGATGCTGATCCTCCGCACCCGCAAGGGATGGGGGCTGCCCGCGTCCATCGACGGCACCCCGTTGGAGGGCACCTTCCATGCCCATCAGGTGCCGATCAGCGACCCCCAACACGACCAGGACGACCTGACTGCGCTGGAACAGTGGTTGCGTAGCTATCGACCCGACGCACTGTTCCCCGACGGCGAACCGTGCGCAGACGTGCTGGCCGCCTGCCCACCCGCCGACCAGCGGATGGGCACCGATCCGGCGACCAACGGCGGTGTGCTGCGCCGAGAACTCGACCTGCCGGAACTGACGCCCTACGCGATCGAAGTACCCGAGCCGGGGGCGGCGACCGCCGGCGCGACACCGGTTCTCGGACCGTGGTTGGCCGACGTGATGCGCCGCAGCAACGAACGCCGGGACTTCTGCATCGTCAGCCCCGACGAACTCGAGTCCAATCGGCTCGAGGCCGTCCTGGAGGCCACCGACCGACTCTGCCAACGACAACCGCCGGGCTACGCCGAACATCTCGGCCCGCACGGTCGAGTGCTCGAGGTGCTCTCCGAACACAACTGCCAAGGCTGGCTGCAAGGCTATCTGCTGACCGGCAGACACGGAGTCTTCCCCAGCTACGAAGCGTTCGTGTCGATCGTCGACGGCATGGTCAACCAGTATGCGAAGTTCCTGAAGATGGCCGCCGAGGTCGGATGGCGGGCACCCGTCTCCGCACTCAACTACCTGCTCACCAGCGAAGGCTGGCGACAGGAACACAACGGCTACAGTCATCAAGGTCCGGGATTCATCAACACGATGCTGACCAAGAAGGAATGGATCAGCCGAATCTATCTGCCACCGGATGCCAATTCGCTGTTGGTGATCATGGACCGTTGCCTGCGGACCACGGACAAGATCAACGTCGTTGTTGCGGGCAAGCAGCCGGCACCGCAATGGATGTCGTTGTCGGCGGCGCGGGAACACTGCCGCGCCGGCGCGGGTGTCTGGAACTGGGCGTCCAACGACGACGGTGACGAGCCCGACATCGTGCTCGCCTGCGCCGGCAACATCCCGACCGTCGAAACGCTCGCCGCGGCTTCGATGCTGCGCCGGGACGCGCCGGGTCTGCGGGTCAGGGTGGTCAACATCGTCGATCTGCTGACCCTGGCGCCGCCCGACCGTCATCCACACGGGGCCCCGTCGAGTGACTTCGTCGACTGGTTCGGCCGCAGGGCACCGGTCGTCCTGGACTTCCACGGCTATCCCTCCGCGGTCCACGAGTGCCTCCACGGTCGCCCCGACTCCGACCGGTTCCATGTCCGCGGCTACCGCGAGGAAGGGACCACCACCACGCCGTACGATCTCCTGATCAGCAACGGCGTCAGTCGTCACGATCTGGCCATCGAGGCGCTGCATCGCGCCCCCGGATGGTCCAGCCGCGCCGGGGAACTCGCCGACCGGTACGCCACCGAACGGGAGCGGATCCGCCGTGACCTCCGCCGCACCGGCGTCGACCCGCCGGAGATCACCGATTGGACCTGGGCATGA
- a CDS encoding carbohydrate ABC transporter permease, which yields MSTDVATRAPAAEQTTVRTERRWTGSRKRSLTVRSLSDLALLVVAVFFAIPMIWVILASFNPAATLSVSWPTDPGLDNYRAIWNAETLFRPLANSIILCGGATLLSVVAAALAAYPLSRYNSRAKRPFLLTIIFATGLPITAVMIPVYALFVRVNLVDSMPGAILFLATSSLPYAIFLMKNFMDDVPTEIEESAWTEGASTTRALWSIVLPLMRPGTAVVTIFTFVSMWGNFFVPFMLLLSPEKLPAAVTLYTFSSQYGQVAYGQLAAFSIFYSLPVVALYLLLGRRLNSGFAAGGGLKA from the coding sequence ATGAGTACCGACGTCGCCACCCGGGCTCCGGCCGCCGAGCAGACGACGGTGCGCACGGAGCGCCGATGGACCGGTTCGCGCAAGCGGAGCCTGACCGTCCGGTCGCTGTCCGATCTTGCCCTGCTGGTGGTCGCGGTCTTCTTCGCGATCCCGATGATCTGGGTGATCCTGGCCTCGTTCAACCCAGCGGCGACGCTGTCGGTGAGCTGGCCGACCGATCCCGGCCTGGACAACTATCGGGCGATCTGGAACGCCGAGACCCTGTTCCGCCCGCTGGCGAATTCGATCATCCTCTGCGGCGGCGCGACGCTGCTCAGTGTCGTCGCCGCGGCGCTGGCGGCCTATCCCTTGTCCCGTTACAACTCACGGGCCAAGCGCCCCTTTCTGCTGACGATCATCTTCGCCACCGGACTGCCCATCACCGCCGTGATGATTCCGGTCTATGCGCTGTTCGTCCGGGTCAATCTGGTGGATTCGATGCCCGGCGCGATCCTCTTCCTGGCAACGTCGTCGCTGCCGTACGCGATCTTCCTGATGAAGAACTTCATGGACGACGTGCCCACCGAAATCGAGGAGAGCGCCTGGACCGAGGGGGCGAGCACGACCCGTGCCCTGTGGTCGATCGTGCTGCCGTTGATGCGCCCGGGCACGGCCGTCGTGACGATCTTCACTTTCGTCAGCATGTGGGGCAACTTCTTCGTCCCCTTCATGTTGCTGCTGTCGCCGGAGAAGCTGCCGGCCGCCGTTACGCTCTACACCTTCTCCTCCCAGTACGGCCAGGTCGCCTACGGTCAGCTGGCCGCGTTCTCGATCTTCTACTCGCTGCCGGTGGTGGCGCTCTACCTGCTGCTCGGACGCCGGCTCAATTCCGGATTCGCCGCCGGCGGTGGGCTGAAGGCCTGA
- a CDS encoding DUF2188 domain-containing protein yields MPTIEFHVLPHAEQWQLSRNGRRTALFATKQEAIEAACDLAQTEELSAIVVHDPDGHVQGTTVTTAE; encoded by the coding sequence ATGCCGACGATCGAATTCCACGTGTTGCCTCACGCCGAGCAGTGGCAACTCAGCCGCAACGGCCGCCGGACAGCGCTCTTCGCGACCAAACAGGAAGCGATCGAAGCCGCCTGTGATCTCGCCCAGACCGAGGAGCTGTCGGCCATCGTCGTACATGATCCTGACGGTCACGTCCAGGGCACGACCGTCACGACGGCCGAGTGA
- a CDS encoding endonuclease, with product MTDNDTIVRTLLAEHGRTYCDESGFTLKDKPSPLFQLLVLTILLAKPISADIAAAANAELRRIGVRTARGTLRTDWQQRVDALGRAHYKRYDESTATRLEQAAQLVLDRWHGDLRKLAAESDHDPEAAADLLTEIPGIGPAGADIFLREAQAVWHWCRPYLDARVLDGARQAGLPYSRRGLAAVFEGRDAVRLGAALVRITTQED from the coding sequence ATGACCGACAACGACACCATCGTTCGGACGTTGCTGGCTGAGCATGGCCGGACGTACTGCGACGAATCCGGCTTCACCCTGAAGGACAAGCCGAGTCCGCTTTTCCAGCTCCTTGTGCTGACCATCCTGTTGGCCAAGCCGATCTCGGCCGACATCGCCGCCGCGGCGAACGCCGAACTACGCCGGATCGGGGTCCGCACTGCGAGAGGTACGCTGCGGACCGACTGGCAGCAGCGGGTCGACGCCCTCGGCCGGGCGCACTACAAGCGCTATGACGAAAGCACCGCGACGCGCCTGGAGCAGGCGGCGCAGCTGGTGCTCGACCGCTGGCACGGTGATCTTCGCAAGCTGGCCGCAGAATCTGATCATGATCCCGAGGCCGCCGCCGATCTGCTGACCGAGATTCCTGGGATCGGCCCGGCAGGGGCCGACATCTTCCTCCGCGAAGCGCAGGCCGTCTGGCACTGGTGCCGGCCCTACCTCGATGCACGGGTCCTGGACGGTGCGCGGCAAGCAGGGCTGCCCTACTCCCGCCGCGGGCTGGCAGCAGTGTTCGAGGGGCGTGATGCCGTCCGGCTCGGAGCGGCACTGGTCCGGATCACGACGCAAGAAGACTGA